The following DNA comes from Caldisericota bacterium.
TCAGCAATGCATTTTTTGCTTTTTACATGTTCTGATATTTCATCATATTTTTGCTTATAAGACATCTCTTCAGAATCTATACATATTACTAATCTATCAATATTACCTAAATTATTAACATCCTCGATTGCGCAATCTATCATCTTAAAATATTGAGGATAACCATCTCCACTAAAGATTATAAAATTATTATTTTTTATTTCTTGTAATTTTCCAACATTAGAAAGTGTGTGATTGACTAAAGGTATCCAACTAATATAAATCGATTTTTCACAAATACCTTCAGTTACCACATAAATATTCATTCAATTCCTTCTCTATAAAACGAATCATTTAATAATTGAACAAAAGCTTTTTGTTTTGATTTTCCAAATCTCTCTATATTTTTTTCTCCATATAAAAACTTAACATTTGAACCTTTCCTGTGTAAAATATACCAATTTTTTACTCCAATATTATTAATTAAATATGGATGATGGCTTGTAATAAAAAATTGTATATCTTGCTCAACTTCACTTAAAAAAGAAGGAAAAATATTTATCGCGTTTATTCCCAGTGAATTTTCATATTCATCTATTAAATAAATTGAACCCTTTGGAAATGTTTTTATATCAGTTAGAAAAAGGATTACCTTTTGCATACCAGAAGAAAGTTCTTCATAAGGTATCTGTTTATTTACATGTTTTTCTTTAATGCAAAAAATTGGCATTTTTCCTTTAATCGGAAAATTTGGTTTAAATTCTGTAATCTCCAAAAACAAAACATCTTCAATAAAAGGGAAAATTGATTTTAAGTAATCAGTTATAATTTTATACTCTTCTTTAAAATGTTTCTCTAAAAAGTAAAGACGCGCGCTAACTGGGAGACCCGGTTTATACAATTTTGATAGAAAATATTGCTTTCCCTGGTCTGCAGCGACTTTAAATTCTTCTGATACTTCCTGAGTGATGAGTCTATTTTCAGCTTGTTCTTTCAGCGTATTTCCAAAAAATTCTCTTCTCATAATTGAAGAAAAACCATCATAAATAGGCATAATACATTCCATTTCTTTAAGTAAAAAAATGCTCGTTTGTTGTAAGGGTAATTTCGGTATTTCTTTATCTTTAAATATAAATTTATCCTCATCTCTTTTAATAATTAACTTTGAATTTTCATAAAGTGTTTCCTTGGCTATCAAGGATGCAGTTGATGAAATTCTTTTTGTTATTATTTCCCAATTGTATTTTTTATCCTCTTGCTCAAACTCTAAATTCCAGTGACCATGTTTAAAAAAATTCTGCCGTACTGTAAACGCCCCTAAATTAAATATTGTATTCAAAAGTCTTGTTTTTCCTGATGCTGATAACCCAACTAACAAATTAACGTCTCCAAAACGTACTTCATCAAAAGACCAACCAGGCTTATCGATATCTGAATATTTGTACTTAATTATTTTCATTATATCCTCCTTAAGCGTGACAAGTGATGGTCTTTTATCGCGCTTTAATCCTTCCGGAATTAATCCACTCTTTTATTATTTCTCTCTGCTTTTCTTCCAGGACAACCCTTGAGTTTTCCACTAAAAGTTACTGACCTATTGGCTTGGTACGCCTTCCCTATTTAAGAGAATGGGATGTCCCTAATTACCCTAATTGTCTCTAATTTATTTTTGTCTATTTATAAAAGCCCTTAGTGCCCCTGTAAAGCCATAGTTAATTCTTTAACGTTTTTAAATCTGT
Coding sequences within:
- a CDS encoding ATP-binding protein — its product is MKIIKYKYSDIDKPGWSFDEVRFGDVNLLVGLSASGKTRLLNTIFNLGAFTVRQNFFKHGHWNLEFEQEDKKYNWEIITKRISSTASLIAKETLYENSKLIIKRDEDKFIFKDKEIPKLPLQQTSIFLLKEMECIMPIYDGFSSIMRREFFGNTLKEQAENRLITQEVSEEFKVAADQGKQYFLSKLYKPGLPVSARLYFLEKHFKEEYKIITDYLKSIFPFIEDVLFLEITEFKPNFPIKGKMPIFCIKEKHVNKQIPYEELSSGMQKVILFLTDIKTFPKGSIYLIDEYENSLGINAINIFPSFLSEVEQDIQFFITSHHPYLINNIGVKNWYILHRKGSNVKFLYGEKNIERFGKSKQKAFVQLLNDSFYREGIE